A genome region from Paracoccus stylophorae includes the following:
- a CDS encoding complex I NDUFA9 subunit family protein, whose translation MAKLVTIFGGSGFVGRQVARIMAKRGWRVRIAVRRPDEALFTRTYGAVGQVVPVLCNIRDEFSVRAAMSDADAVVNCVNIERPEGKSNFKSVFEDGAEHIARLSKEMGVARIVHISGIGVDPDSASRYVASKARGEAAVLDHRPDAVVLRPSVIFGPDDHFYNRFASLARMGPVMPISGGATRLQPVFVDDVATAAAMGATGEAEPGIYELGGPEIMTMREIVEQVLTITHRRRLVLNMPFWLAGIGATVLDLLQFVTFGLFTNRILGRDQLILLKDDNVVSGKFPGFDDLGIRPTASEAVLEEYLWRFRPSGQYDAIKNSAKNLRSF comes from the coding sequence ATGGCGAAACTGGTCACGATCTTTGGCGGGTCGGGCTTTGTCGGCCGACAGGTGGCCCGCATCATGGCCAAGCGCGGCTGGCGGGTCCGCATCGCGGTGCGCCGCCCCGACGAGGCGCTGTTCACGCGAACCTATGGCGCGGTCGGGCAGGTCGTGCCGGTGCTGTGCAATATCCGCGACGAATTCTCGGTCCGCGCGGCCATGTCCGACGCCGACGCGGTCGTGAACTGCGTCAATATCGAGCGACCCGAGGGCAAAAGCAATTTCAAGTCCGTGTTCGAGGACGGCGCCGAACACATCGCCCGGCTGTCGAAAGAGATGGGCGTCGCCCGCATCGTCCATATCTCGGGGATCGGCGTCGATCCCGATTCGGCCAGCCGCTATGTCGCCTCGAAGGCGCGCGGCGAGGCGGCGGTGCTGGACCATCGCCCCGATGCCGTCGTGCTGCGCCCCTCGGTGATCTTTGGACCCGACGATCATTTCTACAACCGCTTCGCCAGCCTGGCGCGGATGGGGCCGGTCATGCCAATTTCCGGCGGCGCCACCCGGTTGCAGCCGGTCTTCGTGGACGATGTCGCCACCGCCGCCGCCATGGGTGCCACCGGCGAGGCGGAACCCGGCATCTACGAGCTGGGCGGCCCCGAAATCATGACCATGCGCGAGATCGTGGAGCAGGTCCTGACGATCACCCATCGCCGCCGTCTTGTCCTGAACATGCCGTTCTGGCTGGCCGGGATCGGCGCGACCGTTCTGGACCTCTTGCAGTTCGTCACCTTCGGCCTGTTCACCAACCGGATTCTGGGCCGCGACCAGTTGATCCTGCTGAAGGACGACAACGTCGTCAGCGGCAAGTTCCCCGGCTTCGACGATCTGGGCATCCGGCCCACCGCGTCCGAGGCGGTGCTGGAAGAATATCTGTGGCGCTTCCGCCCTTCGGGGCAATATGACGCGATCAAGAACTCGGCGAAGAATCTGCGCAGCTTCTGA
- a CDS encoding undecaprenyl-diphosphate phosphatase, which translates to MESNTIVAAVLGLLEGLTEFIPVSSTGHVLLAGHFLGFNSPGRAFEVVIQLGAVLAILGVYAGRIWHILSSAPHDPTSRRFVAAILLAFLPAVVIGVLAHDVIKTVLFETPVLIAVMLILGGIVLLFVDRWATNPQLFRAEDFPLSMAFKIGVIQCLAMIPGVSRSGATIVGALVLGADKRSAAEFSFFLSMPTMLGAFVYDLYQNRDVLDAAALDNIMIGFACAFVTAVLVVRWLLGYVSQNGYSLFAWWRIVVGTLVLLALTAGM; encoded by the coding sequence ATGGAATCCAACACGATTGTGGCCGCGGTCCTGGGTCTTCTCGAGGGCCTGACCGAGTTCATCCCCGTCTCATCTACCGGCCACGTCCTTCTGGCCGGTCATTTCCTGGGCTTCAATTCGCCCGGCCGCGCCTTCGAGGTGGTGATCCAGCTTGGCGCGGTGCTGGCCATCCTTGGCGTCTATGCCGGACGGATCTGGCATATCCTGTCGTCGGCCCCGCATGATCCGACCTCGCGCCGCTTTGTCGCGGCGATCCTGCTGGCGTTTCTGCCGGCCGTCGTAATCGGCGTTCTGGCGCATGACGTCATCAAGACGGTGCTGTTCGAAACCCCGGTGCTGATCGCCGTCATGCTGATTCTGGGCGGCATCGTCCTGCTGTTCGTGGACCGGTGGGCGACCAACCCGCAGCTTTTCCGGGCCGAGGATTTTCCGCTGTCCATGGCCTTCAAGATCGGCGTGATCCAGTGTCTGGCGATGATCCCCGGCGTTTCGCGTTCGGGCGCCACCATCGTCGGTGCCCTGGTGCTGGGCGCTGACAAAAGGTCGGCGGCCGAATTCTCGTTCTTCCTGTCGATGCCCACCATGCTGGGCGCGTTCGTCTATGATCTTTACCAGAACCGCGACGTTCTGGACGCGGCGGCGCTGGACAACATCATGATCGGCTTTGCCTGCGCCTTCGTGACGGCCGTTCTGGTGGTGCGCTGGCTGCTCGGCTATGTCTCGCAGAACGGATACAGCCTTTTCGCCTGGTGGCGCATCGTCGTCGGAACCCTTGTTTTGCTGGCTTTGACGGCAGGTATGTAA
- a CDS encoding NAD(P)-dependent oxidoreductase: MATQKMLTFVSTPREMPQKRGAAERSDDFHEIYREYAAQKAAEQAGRCSQCGVPYCQSHCPLHNNIPDWLRLTAEGRLKEAYEVSQATNTFPEICGRICPQDRLCEGNCVIEQAGHGTVTIGAIEKYITDSAWQEGWVKGPAPVQERAESVGIIGAGPGGLAAADSLRRMGFQVTIYDRYDRAGGLMTYGIPGFKLEKDVVMRRNRLLEDGGVEFVLNCNVGEDISFDAIRGRHDAVLIATGVYKTRDLDLDNAEAGGVVRAIDYLTASNKVDFGDDVPDFDDGELNARGKRVVVIGGGDTAMDCVRTAIRQGAQSVKCLYRRDRANMPGSQREVQNAEEEGVEFVWLSAPGAFAGHVTGIAAEAQERDVDGIGQIAGVRVQKMRLGAPDVSGRQSPEPIQGADYDEPAELVIKALGFEPEDLPTLWGVDGLEVTWWGTIKANFQTHQTSIQGVYAVGDIVRGASLVVWAIRDGREAAESIAGFLTGEARVAAE; this comes from the coding sequence ATGGCCACGCAGAAGATGCTGACATTCGTTTCCACGCCGCGCGAGATGCCGCAAAAGCGTGGCGCGGCCGAGCGCAGCGACGACTTTCACGAGATCTATCGCGAATATGCCGCGCAGAAGGCGGCCGAGCAGGCAGGGCGGTGCAGCCAGTGCGGCGTGCCCTATTGCCAAAGCCATTGCCCGCTGCACAACAACATTCCCGACTGGCTGCGCCTGACTGCCGAGGGCCGCCTGAAGGAGGCATACGAGGTCAGCCAGGCGACCAACACCTTCCCCGAGATCTGCGGCCGGATCTGCCCGCAGGACCGTCTGTGCGAAGGCAATTGCGTCATCGAACAGGCCGGTCACGGCACCGTCACCATCGGCGCGATCGAGAAATACATCACCGATTCGGCGTGGCAGGAAGGCTGGGTCAAGGGTCCGGCCCCGGTGCAGGAACGCGCCGAAAGCGTCGGCATCATCGGCGCCGGCCCCGGCGGTCTGGCGGCGGCGGATTCGCTGCGCCGGATGGGGTTTCAGGTGACGATCTACGACCGCTACGACCGCGCGGGCGGGCTGATGACCTATGGAATCCCGGGTTTCAAGCTGGAAAAGGACGTGGTCATGCGCCGCAACCGCCTGCTGGAGGATGGCGGGGTCGAGTTCGTCCTGAACTGCAATGTCGGCGAGGATATCAGCTTCGACGCGATCCGGGGGCGGCACGACGCGGTGCTGATCGCCACCGGCGTCTACAAGACCCGCGATCTGGATCTGGACAATGCCGAGGCCGGCGGCGTGGTCCGCGCCATCGACTATCTGACCGCCAGCAACAAGGTGGATTTCGGCGACGACGTGCCCGATTTCGACGATGGCGAGCTGAACGCGCGGGGCAAGCGCGTGGTGGTGATCGGCGGCGGCGACACGGCGATGGATTGCGTGCGCACCGCCATCCGGCAGGGGGCGCAATCAGTCAAGTGCCTGTATCGCCGCGACCGCGCCAACATGCCCGGATCGCAGCGAGAGGTGCAGAACGCCGAGGAAGAAGGCGTTGAATTCGTGTGGCTTTCCGCACCCGGCGCGTTTGCCGGCCACGTCACCGGCATCGCCGCCGAGGCGCAGGAACGCGATGTGGACGGCATCGGCCAGATTGCCGGTGTGCGCGTGCAGAAGATGCGTCTGGGCGCGCCCGATGTCAGCGGACGGCAAAGCCCCGAACCGATCCAGGGCGCCGATTACGACGAGCCTGCCGAACTGGTCATCAAGGCCCTGGGATTCGAGCCCGAGGATCTGCCGACGCTGTGGGGCGTGGACGGGCTGGAGGTCACGTGGTGGGGCACGATCAAGGCGAATTTCCAGACCCACCAGACCTCGATCCAGGGCGTCTATGCGGTGGGCGATATCGTGCGCGGCGCCAGCCTGGTGGTCTGGGCGATCCGCGACGGGCGCGAGGCCGCCGAATCGATTGCCGGCTTCCTGACCGGCGAGGCCCGCGTGGCCGCAGAATGA
- a CDS encoding GFA family protein, with translation MSATLEGRCLCGDVSITLSDWTPEISACHCRLCRCAGGGLMAGFDAPAEAVTVRGEVRRFRATDFAERAFCPRCGTNLWLRDDDGDYELSPGLFEAAGRFPLIREVYADCAQRFARLAGDHPRISRAEYESHHKHVETDR, from the coding sequence ATGAGCGCCACGCTGGAAGGTCGCTGCCTGTGCGGCGATGTGTCCATCACGCTGAGCGACTGGACGCCCGAGATCAGCGCCTGTCATTGCCGGCTGTGCCGCTGCGCGGGCGGCGGTCTGATGGCCGGGTTCGACGCGCCCGCCGAGGCGGTGACGGTCCGCGGCGAGGTGCGGCGGTTCCGCGCCACCGATTTCGCCGAACGCGCCTTCTGCCCGCGCTGCGGCACGAATCTGTGGCTGCGTGACGATGACGGAGATTATGAATTGTCGCCGGGCCTGTTCGAGGCAGCAGGCCGCTTTCCGCTGATCCGCGAAGTCTATGCGGATTGCGCGCAGCGTTTTGCCCGGCTTGCAGGCGATCATCCCCGGATCAGCCGCGCCGAATACGAATCCCACCACAAGCATGTGGAGACCGACCGATGA
- the gltB gene encoding glutamate synthase large subunit produces MTTFSPEWHAEEQARRDWMDRNSLYRADDEHSSCGVGFVVDLDGTPRRQVVQNGIDALKAIWHRGAVDADGKTGDGAGIHVQIPVPFFHDKIRRTGHEPDRDKLIAVGQVFLPRTNFAQQETCRTIVESEVLRMGHYIYGWRHVPVNTAVLGEKANATRPEIEQILIRCEKDIDHVRFERELYIIRRRIEKAAIAAQVTQLYFCSLSCRSIIYKGMMLAEQVAEFYPDLKDERFESAFAIYHQRYSTNTFPQWWLAQPFRMLAHNGEINTLKGNLNWLRSHEIRMASNAFGEGAEDIKPIVPAGSSDSAALDAVFEVMVRSGRSAPMTKTMLVPESWSKATTDMPKAWADMYAYCNAVMEPWDGPAALAMTDGRWVCGGLDRNGLRPMRYVVTGDNLLFAGSEVGMVPIDEAQIREKGALGPGQMIAVDMWDGRLYRDAEIKDRLAASQPFGEWIEKVVDLSLIMRELPEDAAFTGEALRRRQVAAGFTIEEMETVLSPMVEDGKEAIASMGDDTPPAVLSNRYRPLSHFFRQNFSQVTNPPIDSLRETRVMSLKTRFGNLKNVLDESSSQTEILVLESPFVTNSELAEMCRMFAENVAHIDCTFPAGAGQDALAEGLARIRAEAEDAVRSGHGHLVLSDERQDADRIAMPMILATSAVHSWLTRKGLRTFCSVNVRSAECIDPHYVAVLIGSGATTVNPYLAQDSIADRISRGLLAGNLFDAMNRYREAIDAGLLKIMAKMGISVLSSYRGGLNFEAVGLSRAMVAEYFPGMQSRISGMGLHGLQAKLEALHRTAFAADNVDLLPVGGFYKLRRSGEKHAWEANTMKLLQVACEKASYDVWKQFSATMRANPPIHIRDLLDIKPLGKPVPIEEVESITSIRKRFVTPGMSLGALSPEAHMTLNIAMNRIGAKSDSGEGGEDPAHHAPLPNGDNPSAKIKQVASGRFGVTAEYLNACEELEIKVAQGAKPGEGGQLPGMKVTKLIARLRHSTPGVTLISPPPHHDIYSIEDLAQLIYDLKQINPRAKITVKLVAMSGVGTIAAGVAKAKADVILISGHNGGTGASPATSIKFAGLPWEMGLTEAHQVLAMNRLRDRVTLRTDGGLRTGRDIVMAAMMGAEEYGIGTAALIAMGCIMVRQCQSNTCPVGVCTQDEKLRAMFTGSADKVVNLITFYAQEVREILAGIGARSLDEVIGRADLLTQVSRGAANLDDLDLNPLLITVDGAEKIVYDRSRPRNAVMDTLDAEIVKDAARFFEEGEKMQLSYAVRNTQRTVGTRTSSMIVQKFGMRNNLQPDHLTVRLTGSAGQSLGAFAAPGLKLEVSGDANDYVGKGLSGGTIVVRPPMVSKLVAEDNTIIGNTVLYGATAGHLFAAGRAGERFAVRNSGAKVVIEGCGTNGCEYMTGGVAVILGRIGTNFGAGMTGGMAYLYDPDGVARDYINAETLVMCPVTQDHWEAQLKELIERHAKETMSRKADAILQDWDTEKGNFLQICPKEMLPHLPYPIAAVEAPAAMPAE; encoded by the coding sequence ATGACCACGTTTTCGCCCGAATGGCACGCCGAGGAACAGGCCCGCCGCGACTGGATGGACCGCAACAGCCTGTATCGGGCCGATGACGAACATTCGTCCTGCGGGGTGGGCTTTGTCGTCGATCTGGACGGCACGCCGCGCCGGCAGGTGGTGCAGAACGGCATCGACGCGCTGAAGGCGATCTGGCATCGCGGCGCGGTCGATGCGGACGGCAAGACCGGCGACGGGGCGGGCATCCATGTGCAGATCCCGGTGCCGTTCTTCCATGACAAGATCCGCCGCACCGGGCACGAGCCCGACCGCGACAAGCTGATCGCGGTGGGGCAGGTCTTTCTGCCGCGCACGAACTTTGCCCAGCAGGAAACCTGCCGGACCATCGTGGAATCCGAGGTTCTGCGGATGGGCCATTATATCTATGGCTGGCGGCACGTGCCGGTGAACACCGCCGTTCTGGGCGAAAAAGCCAACGCCACCCGCCCCGAGATCGAGCAGATCCTGATCCGCTGCGAAAAGGACATCGACCATGTCCGGTTCGAGCGCGAGCTGTATATCATCCGCCGCCGGATCGAGAAGGCAGCCATCGCCGCGCAGGTCACGCAGCTGTATTTCTGTTCGCTGTCCTGCCGGTCGATCATCTACAAGGGGATGATGCTGGCCGAACAGGTGGCCGAGTTCTATCCCGACCTGAAGGACGAGCGGTTCGAAAGCGCCTTCGCCATCTATCACCAGCGTTATTCCACCAACACGTTCCCGCAATGGTGGCTGGCCCAGCCGTTCCGGATGCTGGCCCATAACGGCGAGATCAACACGCTGAAGGGCAATCTGAACTGGCTGCGCAGCCACGAGATCCGGATGGCCAGCAATGCCTTTGGCGAGGGGGCCGAGGATATCAAGCCGATCGTGCCGGCCGGGTCGTCCGACAGCGCGGCGCTGGATGCCGTCTTCGAGGTGATGGTGCGGTCGGGGCGGTCCGCGCCGATGACCAAGACGATGCTGGTGCCCGAAAGCTGGTCCAAGGCCACGACCGACATGCCGAAGGCGTGGGCGGACATGTATGCCTATTGCAACGCGGTGATGGAGCCGTGGGACGGGCCGGCCGCGCTGGCCATGACCGACGGGCGGTGGGTCTGCGGCGGGCTGGACCGCAACGGGCTGCGGCCGATGCGCTATGTGGTGACGGGCGACAATCTGCTGTTTGCCGGGTCCGAGGTCGGGATGGTGCCCATCGACGAGGCCCAGATCCGCGAAAAGGGCGCGTTGGGGCCGGGCCAGATGATCGCCGTCGACATGTGGGACGGCCGGCTTTACCGCGACGCCGAGATCAAGGACCGGCTGGCCGCCAGCCAGCCATTCGGCGAATGGATCGAGAAGGTCGTCGATCTGAGCCTGATCATGCGCGAACTGCCCGAGGATGCGGCGTTCACGGGCGAGGCGCTGCGCCGCCGGCAGGTCGCCGCCGGCTTTACCATCGAGGAGATGGAGACGGTGCTGTCGCCCATGGTCGAGGACGGCAAGGAGGCCATCGCCTCGATGGGCGACGACACGCCGCCCGCGGTGCTGTCGAACCGCTATCGCCCGCTGAGCCATTTCTTTCGCCAGAACTTTTCGCAGGTCACGAACCCGCCCATCGATTCGCTGCGCGAGACGCGGGTGATGAGCCTGAAGACCCGGTTCGGCAACCTCAAGAACGTGCTGGACGAAAGCAGCAGCCAGACCGAGATCCTGGTGCTGGAAAGCCCGTTCGTGACCAATTCCGAACTGGCCGAGATGTGCCGCATGTTCGCCGAGAACGTGGCCCATATCGACTGCACCTTCCCCGCGGGGGCCGGGCAGGACGCGCTGGCCGAGGGGCTGGCGCGGATCCGGGCCGAGGCCGAGGACGCGGTGCGGTCGGGACACGGCCATCTGGTGCTGAGCGACGAGCGTCAGGACGCCGACCGCATCGCCATGCCGATGATCCTGGCCACCAGCGCGGTTCATTCCTGGCTGACGCGCAAGGGGCTGCGGACCTTCTGTTCGGTCAATGTGCGGTCGGCGGAATGCATCGACCCGCATTATGTCGCGGTGCTGATCGGGTCGGGCGCGACGACGGTGAACCCCTATCTGGCGCAGGATTCCATCGCCGACCGGATCTCGCGCGGATTGCTGGCGGGCAATCTGTTCGACGCGATGAACCGCTATCGCGAGGCGATCGATGCGGGGCTGCTGAAGATCATGGCGAAGATGGGGATTTCGGTCCTGTCGTCCTATCGCGGCGGGCTGAACTTCGAGGCGGTGGGGCTGTCGCGTGCGATGGTTGCCGAGTATTTCCCCGGCATGCAAAGCCGGATCAGCGGCATGGGCCTGCACGGGTTGCAGGCCAAGCTGGAGGCGCTGCACCGCACCGCCTTTGCGGCGGACAATGTCGATCTGCTGCCGGTGGGCGGCTTCTACAAGCTGCGCCGGTCGGGCGAGAAACACGCCTGGGAAGCCAACACGATGAAGCTGTTGCAGGTGGCCTGCGAGAAGGCCAGCTATGACGTCTGGAAACAGTTCAGCGCCACGATGCGGGCCAACCCGCCGATCCATATCCGCGATCTGCTGGACATCAAGCCGCTTGGCAAGCCGGTGCCGATCGAGGAGGTGGAAAGCATCACCTCGATCCGCAAGCGGTTCGTGACGCCGGGCATGTCGCTTGGCGCGCTGTCGCCCGAGGCGCACATGACGCTGAACATCGCGATGAACAGGATCGGCGCGAAATCCGATTCGGGCGAGGGCGGCGAGGACCCCGCGCATCACGCGCCCCTGCCCAACGGCGACAACCCCTCGGCCAAGATCAAGCAGGTCGCCAGCGGCCGGTTCGGCGTGACGGCGGAATATCTGAACGCCTGCGAGGAGCTGGAAATCAAGGTGGCGCAGGGCGCCAAGCCCGGCGAGGGCGGGCAGTTGCCCGGCATGAAAGTGACCAAGCTGATCGCGCGGCTGCGCCATTCGACGCCGGGGGTCACGCTGATCAGCCCGCCGCCGCATCACGACATCTACAGCATCGAGGATCTGGCGCAGCTGATCTATGACCTGAAGCAGATCAACCCGCGCGCCAAAATCACCGTCAAGCTGGTGGCGATGTCGGGCGTGGGCACGATCGCGGCGGGCGTCGCCAAGGCCAAGGCCGACGTGATCCTGATCTCGGGCCATAACGGCGGCACCGGCGCGTCCCCCGCCACGTCAATCAAGTTCGCCGGCCTGCCGTGGGAGATGGGTCTGACCGAGGCGCATCAGGTTCTGGCCATGAACCGGCTGCGCGACCGCGTCACCCTGCGCACCGATGGCGGGCTGCGCACCGGGCGCGACATCGTCATGGCCGCGATGATGGGGGCCGAGGAATACGGCATCGGCACCGCCGCGCTGATCGCGATGGGCTGCATCATGGTCCGCCAGTGCCAATCCAACACCTGCCCGGTCGGCGTCTGCACGCAGGACGAAAAGCTGCGCGCGATGTTCACCGGCAGCGCCGACAAGGTGGTGAACCTGATCACCTTCTATGCCCAGGAGGTGCGCGAGATCCTGGCCGGGATCGGCGCGCGCAGCCTGGACGAGGTGATCGGACGCGCCGATCTGCTGACGCAGGTCAGCCGGGGGGCGGCCAATCTGGACGATCTGGACCTGAACCCGCTGCTGATCACCGTCGATGGGGCGGAAAAGATCGTCTATGACCGTTCGCGGCCGCGCAACGCGGTCATGGACACGCTGGACGCCGAAATCGTCAAGGACGCCGCCCGCTTCTTCGAGGAGGGCGAGAAGATGCAGCTGTCCTATGCGGTGCGCAACACGCAGCGCACGGTGGGCACGCGCACCTCCAGCATGATCGTGCAGAAATTCGGGATGCGGAACAATCTGCAACCCGACCACCTGACCGTCCGCCTGACCGGCAGCGCCGGTCAGTCCCTTGGCGCGTTCGCCGCGCCGGGCCTGAAGCTGGAAGTGTCGGGCGATGCCAACGACTATGTCGGCAAGGGTCTGTCGGGCGGCACCATCGTGGTGCGCCCGCCCATGGTCAGCAAGCTGGTGGCCGAGGACAACACCATCATCGGCAACACCGTCCTTTACGGCGCGACGGCAGGCCATCTATTCGCCGCCGGCCGCGCCGGAGAGCGTTTCGCGGTCCGCAATTCGGGCGCGAAGGTCGTGATCGAGGGCTGCGGCACCAATGGCTGCGAATACATGACCGGCGGGGTGGCGGTGATCCTGGGCCGGATCGGCACCAATTTCGGGGCCGGCATGACCGGCGGCATGGCCTATCTTTACGACCCCGACGGGGTGGCGCGCGATTACATCAACGCCGAGACGCTGGTGATGTGCCCGGTCACGCAGGACCATTGGGAGGCGCAGTTGAAGGAACTGATCGAACGCCACGCCAAGGAGACCATGTCGCGCAAGGCCGATGCGATCCTTCAGGACTGGGACACCGAAAAGGGCAATTTCCTGCAAATCTGCCCCAAGGAGATGCTGCCGCATCTGCCCTATCCCATCGCGGCGGTCGAGGCGCCGGCGGCGATGCCGGCCGAATAG
- a CDS encoding DUF1269 domain-containing protein, with protein MSELIVIAFDDETTGFEMRAELVKMQKDYLIEMEDAVVVTRSGEDDIKLHQAVNLTTAGAVGGGFWGALIGLVFLNPILGAAVGAGAGALAGRFTDIGVNDDFMREVGHSLQPGGSAVFVLVRKMTADKVLERLAHFHRKGRVLQTSLSNEDEEKLRHALSGEQPPAT; from the coding sequence ATGTCCGAACTGATCGTCATTGCCTTCGACGACGAGACCACCGGCTTCGAGATGCGGGCCGAACTGGTCAAGATGCAGAAGGATTACCTGATCGAGATGGAGGATGCCGTCGTCGTCACCCGCAGCGGCGAGGACGACATCAAGCTGCATCAGGCCGTCAACCTGACGACCGCCGGCGCGGTCGGCGGCGGATTCTGGGGCGCGCTGATCGGGCTGGTGTTTCTGAACCCGATCCTGGGGGCGGCGGTGGGCGCGGGGGCCGGCGCGCTGGCCGGACGCTTCACCGATATCGGCGTCAACGACGATTTCATGCGCGAGGTGGGCCATTCGCTGCAACCCGGCGGCTCGGCGGTGTTCGTGCTGGTGCGCAAGATGACCGCCGACAAGGTGCTCGAGCGGCTGGCGCATTTCCACCGCAAGGGCCGGGTGTTGCAGACCTCGCTGTCGAACGAGGACGAGGAAAAGCTGCGCCACGCCCTGTCGGGCGAACAGCCGCCCGCGACCTGA
- the mtgA gene encoding monofunctional biosynthetic peptidoglycan transglycosylase — MILRAIFRPPATDAAPDTGGRPAARRWRPLRRALIWLRWFALRVLLLMAVLVGIYALVNPPTTWTIVAESREHPIRPRQWVDLGHIAPAMRRAAVAAEDANFCLHWGFDMTEIRKVVASGSSRGASTITQQTAKNVFLWQGRSWPRKLLETIYTPMIEALWSKQRILEVYLNVAEFGPGIFGVDAAARSYYGVTPAQLTPVQAARLAAVLPAPKSRDATRASARSRAIADGAATIARDGRADCLQEARSG; from the coding sequence ATGATCCTGCGCGCGATCTTCCGCCCCCCGGCGACCGATGCGGCCCCGGACACGGGCGGCAGACCCGCCGCCAGACGCTGGCGGCCGCTGCGGCGCGCGCTGATCTGGCTGCGATGGTTTGCGCTGCGGGTGCTGCTGTTGATGGCGGTGCTGGTGGGCATCTATGCGCTGGTCAATCCGCCGACGACCTGGACCATTGTGGCGGAATCGCGCGAACACCCGATCCGGCCGCGCCAATGGGTCGATCTGGGCCATATCGCCCCTGCCATGCGGCGCGCGGCGGTGGCCGCCGAGGACGCGAATTTCTGCCTGCACTGGGGCTTCGACATGACCGAGATCCGCAAGGTGGTGGCGTCGGGGTCCAGCCGCGGCGCCTCGACCATCACGCAGCAGACGGCCAAGAACGTGTTTCTGTGGCAGGGGCGCAGCTGGCCGCGCAAGCTGCTTGAGACGATCTATACGCCCATGATCGAGGCGCTGTGGTCCAAGCAGCGCATTCTGGAAGTCTATCTGAACGTGGCCGAGTTCGGGCCGGGGATCTTCGGGGTGGATGCCGCCGCGCGCAGCTACTATGGCGTGACGCCGGCGCAGCTGACGCCGGTGCAGGCCGCGCGACTGGCGGCGGTGCTGCCGGCGCCGAAATCGCGCGACGCGACCCGCGCCTCGGCCCGGTCGCGGGCGATTGCCGACGGGGCGGCGACGATTGCGCGGGATGGCCGCGCCGATTGCCTGCAAGAGGCGCGTTCCGGTTGA
- a CDS encoding glutathione S-transferase family protein, whose translation MNNNTQTTRLYHSMLSPFCRKVRLVLAEKKIEVELVEEKYWENPPDLKRRNPAGKLPVLRHRGNMLAESQAIIEYLDEAVPEPSLMPRQPLERHEVRRLCAWFDDKFNAEITQPILTERVWKKIMRSGYPDSRAVKDGLRAIKEHIDYLTTLLEERRWLAGNSLSLADFTAAAHFSCLDYISDVDWDRSETLRDWYATIKSRPAFRGVLADQLPGIHPAPHYAELDFG comes from the coding sequence ATGAACAACAACACGCAGACCACGCGACTTTACCATTCGATGCTGTCGCCGTTTTGCCGCAAGGTGCGGCTGGTTCTGGCCGAGAAGAAGATCGAGGTCGAGCTGGTCGAGGAGAAATACTGGGAAAACCCGCCCGACCTGAAGCGCCGCAACCCGGCCGGCAAGCTGCCGGTGCTGCGCCATCGCGGCAACATGCTGGCCGAAAGCCAGGCGATCATCGAATATCTGGACGAGGCGGTGCCCGAACCGTCGCTGATGCCGCGCCAGCCGCTGGAACGCCACGAGGTGCGCCGGCTATGCGCGTGGTTCGACGACAAGTTCAACGCCGAGATCACCCAGCCCATCCTGACCGAGCGGGTGTGGAAGAAGATCATGCGATCAGGCTATCCCGACAGCCGCGCGGTCAAGGACGGGCTGCGCGCGATCAAGGAGCATATCGACTATCTGACCACGCTGCTGGAGGAACGCCGCTGGCTGGCCGGCAACAGCCTGTCGCTGGCCGATTTTACCGCGGCGGCGCATTTTTCGTGCCTGGATTACATCTCGGACGTGGACTGGGACCGGTCAGAGACGCTGCGCGACTGGTATGCCACGATCAAGTCGCGCCCGGCCTTTCGCGGCGTGCTGGCCGATCAGCTGCCGGGCATCCACCCCGCCCCGCATTATGCCGAGCTGGACTTTGGATAA